The segment ATTCGTCAGATCGCCAACAACGGCGGCATCGACGGTTCAGTGGTTGCCGACATCGTTTCTGGCAAGCCAACCAACCAGGGCTACAACGCTTACACGGCCGAGTACACCGACATGTACAAAGCTGGCGTTATCGATCCTGTGAAAGTTGTCCGCACGGCTTTGGCCAACGCAGCGAGCATCTCTGGTTTGCTGCTGACCACTGACGCGATGGTTTCGACCTTCGACGAAGAGGACAAAGGTCGCAAGATCGAAGGCGCTGTTAGCTAGTCAAATTTGATTTCACTCATCGCTGCGGTTGGGGTATCCGGCCGCAGTGGTGATTGTCGGCGCTCTGGCTTTAGCCGGATTGCATTCCAACGACTGAGATCGAGACGACTTTTATTTACAATCGAGTCACTCAATACCATCGGCCAACAGTCTGATCTCAGGCTGGAAGCCTATGCAACTTCTCTCATGGCCAAACGTTGCTACTACGAAGTACTTTCCGTCGCTCGCGATGAGTCGGATCGCGGTATTTCGAAGGCCTACCGCAAGCTGGCTGTGAAATACCATCCGGACAGCAACCCGGGCGATGACGAAGCCAGCGCGAAGTTCAAAGAGGCCGCTGAAGCCTACGAAGTGCTTGGCGATTCCGAGAAACGGGCTCGCTACGATCGTCACGGCCACGCTGGCGTTGAAGGCGGAGCCGGTTTCGGATCGGCGGAAGACATCTTCGCTGCTTTCGGAGACCTCTTCGGAGGCGGTGGCGGCGGTGGAGGAATGTTTGGCGACCTGTTCGGTGGCCGACGCGGTGGACCGCGACGCGGCAACGACGTTCAAGTCGACGTAACGCTTTCGCTCGAAGAAGCATTCTCGGGCGTCAACAAAACGATTCAATTCAATCGTCGCAACCAGTGTGGAACTTGCGACGGAACCGGTAGCAGCCCAGGATCGGCTCCAGAACATTGTCAACAATGCGGCGGTCGCGGCCAGGTGCTGCAACAGGCTGGCATCCTCCGCGTTCAGACGACTTGTCCGGTTTGCCGCGGTGCTGGAAAGATCATTGTCGATCCATGCGGCGACTGTCGCGGAGCAGGGCAGGTGGCTTCTCCGGTTGAGCTCGATGTGGCGATTCCGGCTGGTGTCGACGACGGGATGCGAGTCCGATTGACGGGTGAAGGTGAAGCCAGTGCTTCCGGTGGTCCGGCGGGTGACTGTTATTGCTTTGTCAACATTCGCAAGCACAAGCTGTTCCATCGCGATGGCCAAAACCTGATTCTGCAGTTGCCGATTTCATACACCCAAGCCGCATTAGGGGCGTCGATCGAAGTTCCGACTCTCGATGGCCGCGACGAACTGGAAATCAAACGCGGGACACAATCCGGCGACGTGTTCAAGCTTGCTGGTCGTGGCATGCCCAGCCCGCAAGGTCGCGGAACGGGTGATTTGCTGATTCAAACTTTTATCGAAACACCGAAGAAGATCTCGAAGGAACAGGAAGGCTTGCTACGGCAACTTGCTGAACTCGAGCACACGGAAGTTCTACCAGAGAGGAAGAATTTCCTGCAACGATTGACTGAATATTTTGCGACAGAGGAAGTTTAGCGGACGGTAGTGATCATGACTGACGAAAACGAACCAACAGAAAATCCAGAGCTCGAACTTCCGACGGAAGATCAGGTGAACCAGTTCGGCAACGACAACGCGGGCGATGAAGGCGTGGCTTTCGCGGTCGACGGCGCGGACGCTGGAGCCGACGTCATCCAGAAGCTTCAGGATCAGCTCAAAGACGCCGAAAAACGCGTCCTGATGGCTCAAGCAGATTTGGAAAACTTCCGCCGCCGCGTACGTCGCGAATCGGAAGACCGGATCAAGTACGCTTCCAGTGGTCTGATGACGGACTTGCTGGAATCGGTCGACAACCTGCATCGCGCTGTCGAAGCCTACGAAGCCGATCCCAACGGTGACGGTTTGCGAGATGGTGTGAACCTCGTTGCGTCACAGATCATGGAGTCGCTTTCCAAGCACGGATGTCAGCCGATCGAGGCTGCCGGTCAGGCGTTTGATCCGAACTGCCACCAGGCGTTACAAATGCAGCCCAGCCCGGAACATCCGGCCAACACGGTCATCCAGGATTTGCGAACCGGATTCAAACTTTACGATCGAGTCCTTCGGCCCAGCCAGGTTTTCGTATCGACCGGCGAACCTGCCTAGAAACAGGTTGCGGATTTCAAGCCGCAGCAATCGCCTTTCAATTCACCACCAACTACCAACAGAAAGTACCATCATGGCCACCGCATCTGCACGTCACATCCTTGTCGAAACTGAAGAAGCCTGCATCGACCTCAAAGAACAGATCGAAGCCGGTCAGGATTTCGCCGCGATCGCCGCAGAATTCTCTGCTTGCCCTTCCGGAAAGTCCGGCGGAGCACTCGGCTCGTTCTCTCAAGGCCAAATGGTTCCCGAGTTCGACGCCGTTGTATTCACCGAAGAATTGAACAAGGTTCATGGCCCGGTCAAAACCCAGTTCGGCTATCACCTGATCGAGATCACCGAACGCGACGCTTAATTCCTGGAGTTCATCTATGCCGACATACGATTACGAATGCGATGCTTGCGGTCATACGTGGGAGATGTTCCAACGCATCACCGAAGATGCGATCAAGCAGTGCCCCGAGTGTAAAAAGAAGAAGGCTCGCCGCCTTTTTGGCACCGGTAGTGCTGTAATGTTCAAGGGTTCGGGTTTCTACGAGACCGACTATCGCAGCGACTCGTACAAAAAAGGCGAGAAGGCTGCGAAGGACGCGAAGGCGCCGAAGCCGGATTCTAGTTCTGGCGGCGAGAAAAAATCAGGACAATCAGGTAGTTCATCTTCCTCGTCCTCTTCAGGGAAAAAATCATAGAGTCCATTTGAAACTGATTTCGTGAGCTTGCAGTTCCGCCGCGGAAACTGCATTTCTTCTGGCGAAAGTTAGTACGACGAACACGAGTTTGTAGCTGCCTCTATTTCAATGGATGGTATTTTGCTTGACTTATGGACGTTAGGGCGGGATTCCTGATCCCCAGAGCCGCTTTTTCGGGATGTGAGAAAACTATTATTGTTTTCGCTCCGGAGTAGGACCACAATGAGATTGTGTCGAGCTTAGCTTGCCACTTAATGACTTTTCATCCAAAGGAGTTCCAATGACTGGACTTACTAGATTTGACAAGTCTTGTCTCTCTACTTCCAAAAGAAAGACTTCCAACTCAACTTCCACCTACCAACAGTTGGAAAAACGCAACCTCCTGGCAACGTTTGTGGTAAACACCTCAGACGACATCGTTGCCGATGACGGCCTGGTTTCTCTCCGAGAGGCCATAACCGCCGCCAACACGAATGCATCATTCAGTGACGTGGCGGCTGGTGACGAGACGGGCGACCGAATCGTATTCGGGCCTGGAACTCGTCTCAATACGATGTTTCTGCTCGACGGAGGGTTTCAAATCACGGATGACCTTGTCATCCGAGGTTATGAAGATGGCGATGGCTTTAACACCGGCATCGAGACCAATCTTGATCGCATTTTCAACATTGATACGACCGAGCAGGTTTACTTCCGTGATCTGCGACTCGAGTTCGGCAGGGCTGATCAGGGAGCTTTGATTAAA is part of the Mariniblastus fucicola genome and harbors:
- a CDS encoding FmdB family zinc ribbon protein, whose amino-acid sequence is MPTYDYECDACGHTWEMFQRITEDAIKQCPECKKKKARRLFGTGSAVMFKGSGFYETDYRSDSYKKGEKAAKDAKAPKPDSSSGGEKKSGQSGSSSSSSSSGKKS
- the grpE gene encoding nucleotide exchange factor GrpE, which produces MTDENEPTENPELELPTEDQVNQFGNDNAGDEGVAFAVDGADAGADVIQKLQDQLKDAEKRVLMAQADLENFRRRVRRESEDRIKYASSGLMTDLLESVDNLHRAVEAYEADPNGDGLRDGVNLVASQIMESLSKHGCQPIEAAGQAFDPNCHQALQMQPSPEHPANTVIQDLRTGFKLYDRVLRPSQVFVSTGEPA
- a CDS encoding peptidylprolyl isomerase, translating into MATASARHILVETEEACIDLKEQIEAGQDFAAIAAEFSACPSGKSGGALGSFSQGQMVPEFDAVVFTEELNKVHGPVKTQFGYHLIEITERDA
- the dnaJ gene encoding molecular chaperone DnaJ, translated to MAKRCYYEVLSVARDESDRGISKAYRKLAVKYHPDSNPGDDEASAKFKEAAEAYEVLGDSEKRARYDRHGHAGVEGGAGFGSAEDIFAAFGDLFGGGGGGGGMFGDLFGGRRGGPRRGNDVQVDVTLSLEEAFSGVNKTIQFNRRNQCGTCDGTGSSPGSAPEHCQQCGGRGQVLQQAGILRVQTTCPVCRGAGKIIVDPCGDCRGAGQVASPVELDVAIPAGVDDGMRVRLTGEGEASASGGPAGDCYCFVNIRKHKLFHRDGQNLILQLPISYTQAALGASIEVPTLDGRDELEIKRGTQSGDVFKLAGRGMPSPQGRGTGDLLIQTFIETPKKISKEQEGLLRQLAELEHTEVLPERKNFLQRLTEYFATEEV